The genomic segment ACTTCTGCGCCCTGCTGCGCGAACTGCATGCGGCGCTGGGCTTGACCGTGGTCATGGTCACGCATGATCTGGACACCCTGTTCGCACTCAGCACCCGCGTGGCCGTGCTGGCCGACAAGAAGCTCATCGTCAGCGGCACGCCGCGCCAGGTTGCGCATTTCAAGCACCCGTTCATCACGCATTTCTTCATGGGCGAACGCGGCCAGCGCGCCATGGCCCCCGCACCGATCACGGCCCCGATGCCGGCCGCTGCGCCCGCACCAGACCAGGAACACCACTGATGGAAAACAAATCCCATGCCCTCGCCGCAGGCTTGTTCGTGCTGCTGGTCGCCGCCATGCTGGCGGGCCTGAGCCTCTGGCTCACGCGCGACAACGCCTACTACGAGGAGTACGAACTCTCCACCCGGGACGGCGTGAGCGGCCTGCAGCCCCAAGCCAATGTGCGCTACAAGGGCGTGGCCGTCGGCAAAGTCACGCGCATCGGCTTTGATCCGCAGGTCAACGGCAATGTGCTGATCCGCATTGCCGTCAACGAACAAGCGCCCATCAGCCCCACCACCTATGCCGTGCTCGGCTATCAGGGCGTGACGGGCCTGGCCCATGTGCTGCTCGACGATGCCGCCACACCTTACCCCGCGCTGCCCCCCGGCCCCGGCGGCTTACCGCGCTTGCCGCTCAAACCCTCGCCATTCGGCAGGCTGGCCGAGCAGGCCCCCACCATCCTGGCACAGGCCGACGAAGCCACGCGCCGCATCAACCAACTGCTGGGCGATGGCAACCAGCAGTTGCTGACCGAAGCCCTGGGCCATTTCAGCCAAGTTGCCAGCCATATCGACACCCTCACCCGGCGGCTCGACGCCAGCGTTGCCCAGCGTCTGGACTCGGCCCTGGCTGCACTGCCGCCACTGGCCGACGACGCCCGCAAAACCTTGCAGTCGCTGCAACAGGCCAGCGCCAGCGTATCGGCCCTGGCCAGCGACATCGGCAGAACCAGCCAGCGCCTGAACGCCGAAGACGGTGCCATCGACCAGATCAGCCACGGCACCCGGGCCTTGACTCATGCGGCCGAGCAGTTTGGCAGCACCACGCTGCCGCGCCTGAACCGCGCCGCAGACGATATTGCACGCGCAGCGCGCCAGATCAACCGCACAGCAAGCGGCGTCGCCGACAACCCGCAACTGCTCCTCTACGGCCCGGGCCGCATCCCGCCCGGCCCCGGCGAAACCGGCTTTACCGCACCCTGATCCTGAAGAAAGCCCATGAACACCATCAAAAGCAAGGCATCTGGTTCTGGCGCCATAGCCATTCATGGCCTGGGGCTGCTGGGCGCCATGCTGCTGACCGGCTGCGCGGCGCTGCCCGCAGTGCCAACCCGCCCCATGCTGTACGACTTTGGTCCCGCCAGCGTGGCACCGGCACCGGCCGGGCGCCGTGCAGCGCTGCCGGCGTTGGTCCTGGCCGATGTAGAGGCGCCGGGCCTGCCCGATGGCAGCAGCGCAGTGCTCTACCGCCTGGCCTATGCCGACGCCCGACAACTGCACCCCTACAGCCATGCCCGCTGGAGCCAGCCGCCCGCCCAATTGCTGCAGCAGCAACTGCGCGAGCAGATCGGCCGGCGCCGCGCCGTCCTCAAGGCCGACGACGGCGCTGCCCAGAGCCGGGGCGCCACCCGCAGCGGCCATCTGCTGCTGCGCGTGGAACTGGAGGAGTTCAGCCACCTGTTCAACAGCCCGACACAAAGCGCCGGCGTCGTGCGCCTGCGCGCCACCATGGTCGAGCGCACCCCGACGGGCGAATCACTGCGCGGGCAGCGGGTGTTCATCATGCAAAAGCCTGCCCGCTCAACCGATGCCGCCGGCGGGGTGGCTGCGCTGGCCGAAGCCTCGACACAGTTGGCCAGCGAGTTGGCCGAATGGGTGGAGCAGGTGGAGTCCACGCCGCACTGATCAGATCCGATTGCGGTTGTGAATTACGCTGCCCAAACAAACGCAAAAAACCCCCCAGTGGATCAGGACTGGGGGGTTGGTTGGTGGGGGAGGTAGAAGGGAGCCTGACGATGACCTACTTTCACACGGGGAGCCGCACTATCATCGGCGCGAAGTCGTTTCACTGTCCTGTTCGGGATGGGAAGGAGTGGGGCCAACTTGCTATGGTCATCAGGCGTAACTGGGTGGTGGCGGGCCTGAGGGGATGGGGTGGTACAGGCGCGCCGGCATTCATAGGGTCGGGGGGTCAGCTGGGAAGTTCGATTGCGTAGGTTGCGGGACAACAAAGTTATGGGGTCAAGCCGCACGAGCAATTAGTACAGGTAAGCTCAACGCATTGCTGCGGGTACACACCCTGCCTATCAACGTTCTGGTCTGGAACGGCTCTTGAGGGGGCTCAAGGCCCCGGCAGATCTCATCTTGAAACGAGTTTCCCGCTTAGATGCTTTCAGCGGTTATCTCTTCCACACATAGCTACTCGGCGATGCCACTGGCGTGACAACCGATACACCAGAGGTGTGTCCACTCCGGTCCTCTCGTACTAGGAGCAGGCTTTCTCAAATCTGCAGCGCCCACGGAAGATAGGGACCAAACTGTCTCACGACGTTTTAAACCCAGCTCACGTACCTCTTTAAATGGCGAACAGCCATACCCTTGGGACCGGCTACAGCCCCAGGATGAGATGAGCCGACATCGAGGTGCCAAACACCGCCGTCGATATGAACTCTTGGGCGGTATCAGCCTGTTATCCCCAGAGTACCTTTTATCCGTTGAGCGATGGCCCTTCCATACAGAACCACCGGATCACTATGTCCTGCTTTCGCATCTGCTCGACATGTCCGTCTCGCAGTCAAGCACGCTTATGCCATTGCACTATCGTCACGATGTCCGACCGTAACTAGCGTACCTTCGAGCTCCTCCGTTACGCTTTGGGAGGAGACCGCCCCAGTCAAACTGCCTACCATGCACTGTTCCCGATCCAGATGATGGACCCGGGTTAGAACCTCAAACATGCCAGGGTGGTATTTCAACGTTGGCTCCATGAAGTCTGGCGACCTCACTTCAAAGCCTCCCACCTATCCTACACAGACCTGTTCAAAGTCCAATACAAAGCTGCAGTAAAGGTTCATGGGGTCTTTCCGTCTTTCCGCGGGGAGATTGCATCATCACAAACATTTCAACTTCGCTGAGTCTCAGGAGGAGACAGTGTGGCCATCGTTACGCCATTCGTGCAGGTCGGAACTTACCCGACAAGGAATTTCGCTACCTTAGGACCGTTATAGTTACGGCCGCCGTTTACTGGGACTTCAATCAAGAGCTTGCACCCCATCATTTAATCTTCCAGCACCGGGCAGGCGTCACACCCTATACGTCCACTTTCGTGTTTGCAGAGTGCTGTGTTTTTATTAAACAGTCGCAGCCACCGTTTTTTTGCAACCCCGATCGGCTCCCTCTGTTCGAGTTCACCTACTTGGGGCATACCTTCTCCCGAAGTTACGGTATCAATTTGCCGAGTTCCTTCTCCTGAGTTCTCTCAAGCGCCTTAGAATACTCATCTCGCGCACCTGTGTCGGTTTGCGGTACGGTCGTGTGCAGCTGAAGCTTAGTGGCTTTTCCTGGAAGCCGGGTATCACTCACTTCGTCTGCGAGCAGACTCGTTATCACCTCTCATCTGCACCCGGTGGATTTGCCTGCCGGGCATGACTACGGGCTTGAACCAACTCTTCCAACCGTTGGCTGAGCTAACCTTCTTCGTTCCCACATCGCACTGCACATCGGTACAGGAATATTGACCTGTTTCCCATCAGCTACGCATTTCTGCCTCGCCTTAGGGGCCGACTCACTCTACGCCGATGAACGTTGCGTAGAAAACCTTGCGCTTACGGCGAGGGGGCTTTTCACCCCCTTTAACGCTACTCATGTCAGCATTCGCACTTCTGATACCTCCAGCATCCGTTGCCGGACACCTTCACTGGCCTACAGAACGCTCTCCTACCACTTGCCAGGCGCGGGGCCTGGCAAATCCGCAGCTTCGGTAACTGGCTTGAGCCCCGTTACATCTTCCGCGCAGGACGACTCGATCAGTGAGCTATTACGCTTTCTTTAAATGATGGCTGCTTCTAAGCCAACATCCTGACTGTTTTTGCCTTCCCACTTCGTTTCCCACTTAGCCAATTTTAGGGACCTTAGCTGGCGGTCTGGGTTGTTTCCCTCTTGAGTCCGGACGTTAGCACCCGGTGCTCTGTCTCCCAAGCTGTACTCTGCGGTATTCGGAGTTTGCATAGGTTTGGTAAGTCGCCATGACCCCCTAGCCTAGACAGTGCTCTACCCCCGCAGGTAATACTTGAGGCACTACCTAAATAGTTTTCGGAGAGAACCAGCTATTTCCAAGTTTGATTAGCCTTTCACCCCTATCCACAGCTCATCCCCTGGTTTTGCAACACCAGTGGGTTCGGACCTCCAGTACCTGTTACGGCACCTTCATCCTGGCCATGGATAGATCACTTGGTTTCGGGTCTACACCCAGCGACTTTCTCGCCCTGTTCGGACTCGATTTCTCTTCGGCTTCCCTATTCGGTTAACCTTGCCACTGAATGTAAGTCGCTGACCCATTATACAAAAGGTACGCAGTCACCCTTGCGGGCTCCTACTTTTTGTAAGCATGCGGTTTCAGGATCTGTTTCACTCCCCTCCCGGGGTTCTTTTCGCCTTTCCCTCACGGTACTGGTTCACTATCGGTCGATTACGAGTATTTAGCCTTGGAGGATGGTCCCCCCGTCTTCAGACAGGATTTCTCGTGTCCCGCCCTACTTTTCTCCAGCTCGGTACCACATTCCGGTTTTCGCATACAGGGCTTTCACCTTCTATGGCCGGGCTTTCCAGCCCGTTTTGCTAACCGTCATGCTATCTCTGGATGGCTGTTCCGATTTCGCTCGCCACTACTTTCGGAATCTCGGTTGATGTCTTTTCCTCGGGCTACTGAGATGTTTCAGTTCGCCCGGTTCGCCTCGCGCGCCTATGTATTGAGCGCGCGATACCTCTTGCGAGGTGGGTTTCCCCATTCAGATATCTCCGGATCAATGCTCGTTCGCCAGCTCCCCGGAGCTTTTCGCAGGCCTTCACGTCTTTCGTCGCCTGTAATCGCCAAGGCATCCACCACATGCTCTTAGTCACTTGACCCCATAACTTTGATGTCTTTCGCAAGTCATCTGTGTTCAGTTCTTCAAGCGCTGTTTGAATATCCGTTTTGACGCAATCGGATTTCCCTGTCGCCAGCCAGCGCTGCTCGGCCCTTGGTCGGGCCCGCAGCCTTTGCCGGCGACGCTGATTCGACTCTATGAATTTTTAATGAACAGCCGTTCGATCTCTCGATGTCGATCAACAACGAAGGGGTCTTTTGTCTTTCCCGAGGTTTCTCTGTCCCTCGTTTCGGACTCAAGGCCGCTTTGGTGTTGTCGGTGTGGTGGAGGATGACGGGATCGAACCGACGACCCCCTGCTTGCAAAGCAGGTGCTCTCCCAGCTGAGCTAATCCCCCGGGCCTGCCTGTTGTCTGGCTCTGGTGTCTGGCCTCTGGTGGGTCTGGTTGGGCTCGAACCAACGACCCCCGCCTTATCAAGACGGTGCTCTGACCAACTGAGCTACAGACCCCGTCGGCTCGCGCCAACCCGTTCCAACAACCGATAAGTGTGGGCGTTCGATTTCGTTTGCTGCTTTTGTCTGCTGTCTTTTTCCAGAAAGGAGGTGATCCAGCCGCACCTTCCGATACGGCTACCTTGTTACGACTTCACCCCAGTCACGAACCCTGCCGTGGTAGTCGCCCTCCTTGCGGTTAGGCTAACTACTTCTGGCAGAACCCGCTCCCATGGTGTGACGGGCGGTGTGTACAAGACCCGGGAACGTATTCACCGCGGCGTTCTGATCCGCGATTACTAGCGATTCCGACTTCACGCAGTCGAGTTGCAGACTGCGATCCGGACTACGACCGGCTTTTTGGGATTGGCTCCCCCTCGCGGGTTGGCTTGCCCTCTGTACCGGCCATTGTATGACGTGTGTAGCCCCACCTATAAGGGCCATGAGGACTTGACGTCATCCCCACCTTCCTCCGGTTTGTCACCGGCAGTCTCATCAGAGTGCCCAACTCAATGCGGCAACTGATGACAAGGGTTGCGCTCGTTGCGGGACTTAACCCAACATCTCACGACACGAGCTGACGACAGCCATGCAGCACCTGTGTTACGGTTCTCTTTCGAGCACTTCTGCATCTCTGCAGCTTTCCGTACATGTCAAAGGTGGGTAAGGTTTTTCGCGTTGCGTCGAATTAAACCACATCATCCACCGCTTGTGCGGGTCCCCGTCAATTCCTTTGAGTTTCAACCTTGCGGCCGTACTCCCCAGGCGGTCAACTTCACGCGTTGGCTTCGTTACTGAGTCAGTCAAGACCCAACAACCAGTTGACATCGTTTAGGGCGTGGACTACCAGGGTATCTAATCCTGTTTGCTCCCCACGCTTTCGTGCATGAGCGTCAGTACTGGCCCAGGGGATTGCCTTCGCCATCGGTGTTCCTCCGCATATCTACGCATTTCACTGCTACACGCGGAATTCCATCCCCCTCTGCCGTACTCCAGTCATGCAGTCACATATGCAGTTCCCAGGTTGAGCCCGGGGATTTCACATCTGTCTTGCATGTCCGCCTGCGCACGCTTTACGCCCAGTAATTCCGATTAACGCTCGCACCCTACGTATTACCGCGGCTGCTGGCACGTAGTTAGCCGGTGCTTATTCTTACGGTACCGTCAGCAACCCCGGTTGTTCACCAGGGCCTTTTCGTTCCGTACAAAAGCAGTTTACAACCCGAGGGCCTTCATCCTGCACGCGGCATGGCTGGATCAGGCTTGCGCCCATTGTCCAAAATTCCCCACTGCTGCCTCCCGTAGGAGTCTGGGCCGTGTCTCAGTCCCAGTGTGGCTGGTCGTCCTCTCAGACCAGCTACAGATCGTCGGCTTGGTAGGCTTTTATCCCACCAACTACCTAATCTGCCATCGGCCGCTCCGTCCGCGCAAGGCCTTTCGGTCCCCTGCTTTCATCCTCGGATCTTATGCGGTATTAGCAGAGCTTTCGCTCCGTTATCCCCCTCGATCGGGCACGTTCCGATGTCTTACTCACCCGTTCGCCACTCGTCAGCGCCCTAAGGCCTGCTACCGTTCGACTTGCATGTGTAAGGCATGCCGCCAGCGTTCAATCTGAGCCAGGATCAAACTCTTCAGTTCGATCTCTTTTGCTTGAGCTCGGTTTTCTTGCCGAATTCCCCAGGCTTGTTCCGCCCAGGGCTTTCCGGCTCTTTCCGAGCGTTCGTCTGTCACAGCACTGCCCCAGGCTTGCTCCCGCCCAGGACTCAGCACTCGCCTTCGAACGCCCACGCTTATCGGCTGTGTTTTGTTAAAGATCGCTACTTCATCCCCGCTCGCCACCGGCTACGATCAGCCAAGCCCGCTACTTTAGCACAGCTTTCTTGCGAAAACCAGCCCGCCTCCCACTTTTTTTCCAGACTCCCCTCTCCTCGGCCCTTTCCTGGCACTCGATCACGCGCCGGCCCGGCTTGCCCGGGCTTCTGGCAGGGGCGGCAACTGTAGCATGGCTTGTGCTCAGGCAGGGGAAGATCGCCCGGCACAGCCGAAGAATTCAGCCGCTATGCGTCGCCACCGCCGCCTCCAGCATCGATGAACAGGCCCGCAACGTCGCACCCCGTCTGTTCTTCCGTCTGTTCTTGTATCTCCTGAAAGCAGGTCGGGCTGGTGACATTGATTCCGGTCACGCAGTCGCCGATCACACATCCAACCCCGCCAGCAACAGCCCGCGCCGTTGCAGCACCAGGCCCAGCGCGGCTGCGATTTCCCGGTCCCGTGATGACAATGGGCGGGCGACGCCTTTTCCGCCTGTGGCCAGGTTGCCCCGCACTTCACGGCCTTGGGGAATGCGTGCCAGGCAAAAGGGTACCGGTTTGCCGCCAATGATGAGTACGCGTTTGCCCCCTTCGACGATTTCTGGCGAGAACTTTTGCACCACCACGCTCCGGGCGTCGTGGCGATCAGTGGGTTGGGTCGCCGGTCAGGCGGATGTCCTGCACCCGGGCGCTTACTTTGCTGCCGCGTTGCCGCATGATGTGCTGCGGTTCGCTCACTGTCAGGGTGTGGCCATGCCGCTACGCTGCGCACGTCATCGCGAATATGGTGTCCCCGTAGATCCTGAAGCTGTGCAGAGGGCCGGCAATGAAGAGCAGTTCCATGGTGTCAGCTCAGGGAGCGCCACTTCGCGGTGGGTCTCGTCGCGCAATGCGGTCGCCAAAATATTGCTCAATTGATTTTGCATAAATAAAAATTGCCATTCCGGACAAAATCAGAATCGCAGCAATGATCTTTCCGAACGCAATCCGTTCATCGAATACGAGCCATGATGTAATCAAGCCGGAAACCGGAACGAAAAGTGATAGTGGCGCAACAGAAGACGCGGGATATTTTTTCATCAGCGAGTTCCAGATCCAATATCCAAATATCGTGGTTATATACGACTGAAACATAATGGAGAATACCGCCATGCCGTTCAATGCCTGAAGTAGTCCATGAAATGGCTCGAGGCCTTTCACCAAGAAAGTAATCAAAAACAGGGGCATCGCAGAGAACAAACTCGACCAAACGATGAAGGCCAGCATATTGGCTGGCTTATTTTTTCTGACAATGATATTACAACCGCTCCAGCATATGGCGCCAAAAATGACCAACGCCGCCCCCATCGTCGATACGCTTCCGTCAGTAACGGCAAGTATGGAGATGAGTCCTGCAAATGCCACGCTCATACCGGCAATCTGGGATTTGGAAATTCTTTCGCCAAAAATGAAAGTCGCAAAAATGATCGTAAAGAAGGCGCTGAACTGCAGAATCAAGGACGCGATACCG from the Verminephrobacter eiseniae EF01-2 genome contains:
- a CDS encoding MlaD family protein, whose translation is MENKSHALAAGLFVLLVAAMLAGLSLWLTRDNAYYEEYELSTRDGVSGLQPQANVRYKGVAVGKVTRIGFDPQVNGNVLIRIAVNEQAPISPTTYAVLGYQGVTGLAHVLLDDAATPYPALPPGPGGLPRLPLKPSPFGRLAEQAPTILAQADEATRRINQLLGDGNQQLLTEALGHFSQVASHIDTLTRRLDASVAQRLDSALAALPPLADDARKTLQSLQQASASVSALASDIGRTSQRLNAEDGAIDQISHGTRALTHAAEQFGSTTLPRLNRAADDIARAARQINRTASGVADNPQLLLYGPGRIPPGPGETGFTAP
- a CDS encoding ABC-type transport auxiliary lipoprotein family protein, which gives rise to MNTIKSKASGSGAIAIHGLGLLGAMLLTGCAALPAVPTRPMLYDFGPASVAPAPAGRRAALPALVLADVEAPGLPDGSSAVLYRLAYADARQLHPYSHARWSQPPAQLLQQQLREQIGRRRAVLKADDGAAQSRGATRSGHLLLRVELEEFSHLFNSPTQSAGVVRLRATMVERTPTGESLRGQRVFIMQKPARSTDAAGGVAALAEASTQLASELAEWVEQVESTPH
- a CDS encoding EamA family transporter; translated protein: MKKVDLLLGIFVTGIWGANFSVIKLGLGALDPFLLTSLRFTFCFLPLIFFVKKPDVRLSIIALYGLLFGVGLWGIVNLGIYLGLSAGIASLILQFSAFFTIIFATFIFGERISKSQIAGMSVAFAGLISILAVTDGSVSTMGAALVIFGAICWSGCNIIVRKNKPANMLAFIVWSSLFSAMPLFLITFLVKGLEPFHGLLQALNGMAVFSIMFQSYITTIFGYWIWNSLMKKYPASSVAPLSLFVPVSGLITSWLVFDERIAFGKIIAAILILSGMAIFIYAKSIEQYFGDRIARRDPPRSGAP